From a region of the Roseivirga sp. 4D4 genome:
- a CDS encoding NupC/NupG family nucleoside CNT transporter, which produces MDIIRAIIGLLVLIGIAYLLSGNKKAISWRLVGVGIAMQVVIALLIAEVPFVKNMFDFVSRGFVSFLSFALNGAEFLYGDLAKNSDAVEGVSHSLGFLFVFQALPTVIFFSAITAGLYYLGILQKIVYVFAWVMAKTMRLSGAESMSAAGNVFLGQTEAPLLVKPFIGKMTKSELLCLMTGGMATIAGSVLGAYVSFLGGGDPEQQAKFATYLLSASIMNAPAAILMAKIFLPEQEEVDEELKVSKDQIGVNVIDALAGGASDGLKLAANIGAMLLAFIAVIYSVNWILVDGVGEWTGLNSFVVESTNGVFDGFSLQYILGQGFRLFAFAMGVDWAETLQVGSLIGQKTVINEFVAYLSLAEMKEAGVLSQKAIVISTYALCGFANFSSIAIQIGGIGSLAPSRQGDLSKLGMRALMAATLATMMTATIAGALFG; this is translated from the coding sequence ATGGATATCATAAGAGCGATTATTGGCCTTTTAGTGTTGATCGGAATAGCCTATTTGCTATCCGGCAATAAAAAGGCCATCAGTTGGCGACTTGTTGGAGTAGGCATTGCTATGCAAGTAGTTATTGCCCTCTTGATTGCAGAAGTGCCCTTTGTCAAGAACATGTTCGACTTCGTCAGTCGGGGTTTTGTATCCTTTTTGAGCTTCGCGCTGAATGGAGCTGAGTTTCTTTATGGTGATTTGGCTAAGAACAGTGACGCTGTGGAGGGAGTAAGCCATAGCTTGGGTTTTCTTTTTGTCTTTCAGGCCCTTCCTACTGTGATTTTCTTTTCTGCGATCACAGCGGGTCTTTATTATTTGGGCATTCTTCAGAAAATCGTTTATGTTTTCGCCTGGGTAATGGCTAAGACGATGCGCTTATCAGGAGCGGAGTCAATGTCTGCTGCGGGTAATGTCTTCCTTGGACAGACGGAAGCCCCGCTGCTCGTCAAACCATTTATTGGTAAAATGACCAAGTCTGAGCTTCTCTGTCTGATGACAGGAGGGATGGCAACTATCGCAGGTTCTGTGCTTGGCGCTTATGTGTCTTTTCTTGGTGGAGGGGATCCAGAACAGCAGGCCAAGTTTGCTACCTATCTTCTGAGTGCTTCAATTATGAATGCACCTGCCGCCATTCTGATGGCTAAGATTTTCCTTCCAGAGCAGGAAGAGGTGGATGAAGAATTAAAAGTGAGCAAAGACCAGATTGGTGTTAATGTAATTGACGCATTGGCGGGTGGAGCGAGCGATGGTTTAAAGCTTGCAGCCAATATTGGTGCAATGCTATTGGCCTTTATTGCAGTGATCTATTCTGTAAACTGGATTCTAGTAGATGGTGTTGGTGAATGGACTGGCCTTAACAGTTTTGTAGTAGAGTCGACTAATGGCGTCTTCGATGGCTTTAGCCTTCAATATATTTTGGGACAGGGTTTTAGACTCTTTGCCTTTGCCATGGGAGTAGACTGGGCTGAGACATTGCAAGTAGGAAGTTTGATAGGGCAAAAGACTGTGATCAATGAATTTGTGGCTTACCTAAGCCTTGCAGAAATGAAAGAGGCAGGCGTCTTGAGTCAAAAGGCCATAGTGATTTCTACTTATGCACTTTGCGGTTTTGCGAACTTTTCATCCATTGCCATTCAAATAGGAGGGATTGGTAGTTTGGCGCCTTCGCGTCAGGGAGATCTTTCTAAACTGGGAATGCGTGCCTTAATGGCTGCAACACTGGCCACTATGATGACGGCTACGATTGCAGGGGCATTGTTTGGGTAA
- a CDS encoding tetratricopeptide repeat protein: MPKFAPKIANKQVNKNGVGRMNQTRIDLLKKYIEEEPNDPFNHYGLACEYLSNKPEEALKIFRELLAHHADYLPTYYQAGQLLEAFEEEEEALKVYELGMTLAKAQNNSKTFQELNSVHQNLLFEMD; this comes from the coding sequence ATGCCTAAATTTGCCCCGAAGATAGCCAATAAACAAGTAAATAAAAACGGAGTAGGCCGAATGAATCAAACCCGAATAGACTTACTGAAAAAGTACATCGAAGAAGAGCCAAATGATCCCTTTAATCATTATGGTTTGGCCTGTGAATACCTATCTAACAAACCGGAAGAAGCCTTAAAAATTTTTCGAGAATTGCTGGCCCATCATGCCGATTATCTCCCCACCTATTATCAAGCAGGCCAGCTCTTGGAAGCTTTTGAAGAAGAGGAAGAAGCACTGAAAGTCTATGAACTGGGTATGACTTTGGCCAAAGCACAAAACAATTCTAAAACCTTTCAAGAGCTCAACTCTGTACACCAGAATTTGCTCTTTGAAATGGATTAA
- a CDS encoding DUF1572 family protein, translating into MSLTNLKSVKKQFEYYKSLGEKTFAQISDDDLFFEYNEHSNSIAVTVNHLWGNMLSRWTDFLTSDGEKEWRNRDQEFESIIKTKEELLDKWNEGWACVFNALDSVNEDNFDTKVYIRNQAHSIMDAALRQLAHYAYHIGQIVYVGRMLSKDWNSLTIPKGKSKEFNQAKFAKGKHDGHFTDDIK; encoded by the coding sequence ATGTCTCTCACCAATCTAAAATCAGTAAAGAAACAGTTCGAATACTATAAATCACTCGGTGAAAAAACCTTCGCCCAAATCAGCGATGATGATCTCTTTTTCGAGTACAACGAACACAGTAATTCAATAGCTGTCACTGTCAATCATCTTTGGGGCAATATGCTCTCACGTTGGACAGATTTTTTGACAAGTGATGGGGAGAAGGAATGGCGTAATCGGGATCAAGAATTTGAATCTATCATTAAGACCAAAGAAGAACTCTTAGATAAATGGAACGAAGGGTGGGCTTGTGTCTTTAACGCCTTGGACTCAGTCAATGAAGATAACTTTGACACCAAAGTCTACATCCGCAATCAAGCACATAGCATTATGGATGCAGCACTGCGCCAACTCGCTCACTATGCCTATCACATTGGGCAGATTGTCTACGTAGGCAGAATGCTATCTAAAGACTGGAATAGTCTTACAATCCCAAAAGGCAAATCGAAAGAATTCAATCAGGCCAAATTTGCCAAAGGCAAGCATGATGGTCATTTTACTGATGATATAAAGTAG
- a CDS encoding electron transfer flavoprotein subunit alpha/FixB family protein, with amino-acid sequence MSVLVFIETEDGKIKKSSREAISYGAALGDVTALALGTVSADELATAGQNGALKVLHVADERLNAGLIQPYAEAIAAAANETGADVVVTAKSSLADAVVGRVSMKLGASLVSNVVSLPDTSNGFQVKRSIYTGKAFANVSMTTDKKVLAIKKNAVEIKEDGGSASVEAFSVSLDDSLFGAKITSTEKAEGDVLLPEADIVVSGGRGLKGPENWGIIEDLAGTLGAATGCSKPVSDMDWRPHHEHVGQTGVKVSPTLYVAVGISGAIQHLAGVNSSKYIVVINKDEEAPFFKAADYGIVGDAFDVLPKLNEALKAAQ; translated from the coding sequence ATGTCAGTTTTAGTATTTATAGAAACAGAAGACGGTAAGATTAAAAAATCTTCAAGAGAAGCTATCTCTTATGGAGCAGCCTTAGGTGATGTTACAGCTTTGGCATTGGGTACAGTAAGTGCTGATGAACTAGCAACTGCAGGGCAGAATGGTGCATTGAAAGTATTACACGTTGCGGACGAAAGGTTAAATGCTGGGCTTATTCAGCCATACGCTGAGGCAATAGCAGCAGCTGCAAATGAAACAGGTGCTGATGTAGTTGTTACTGCTAAGTCTTCCTTGGCAGATGCTGTAGTTGGAAGAGTGTCTATGAAATTAGGTGCTTCTCTAGTATCAAATGTCGTTTCATTGCCTGATACTTCAAATGGTTTTCAGGTGAAGCGAAGCATTTACACAGGTAAAGCTTTCGCAAACGTGAGTATGACTACGGATAAGAAAGTTTTGGCCATTAAGAAGAATGCAGTAGAGATCAAAGAGGATGGCGGATCCGCTTCAGTCGAAGCCTTTAGTGTAAGCCTTGATGATAGCTTGTTTGGTGCAAAAATCACATCGACTGAAAAGGCAGAAGGTGATGTGTTACTTCCAGAAGCTGATATAGTAGTATCAGGAGGACGTGGTCTAAAAGGACCTGAAAACTGGGGGATTATTGAAGACCTCGCGGGTACTTTAGGTGCAGCGACTGGTTGTTCAAAACCAGTATCAGATATGGACTGGAGACCTCACCATGAGCACGTTGGTCAAACTGGTGTGAAGGTAAGTCCGACACTATATGTTGCTGTTGGTATTTCAGGCGCTATTCAGCACTTGGCAGGTGTCAATTCTTCTAAGTATATTGTCGTAATTAATAAAGACGAAGAAGCTCCTTTCTTCAAAGCTGCCGATTATGGTATTGTAGGAGACGCTTTTGATGTCTTACCTAAATTGAATGAGGCGCTGAAAGCGGCACAATAG
- a CDS encoding GNAT family N-acetyltransferase encodes MENKIVIRQARVSDSKKLSILYKTVYIQTYGTEGVSDEFANFITVQFDPQRIEKVIIEDSECIIVAEFNNNIVGVAEIEFDKTSPVGDFEAPELNKLYILDWFCGKGVGSKLMAAVEELIVSRGIKHIWLWVLVSNQRAISFYEKHGFQWIGNALFPMETNTYENKVMRKSLV; translated from the coding sequence ATGGAAAACAAAATAGTCATTAGACAGGCCAGAGTCTCAGATAGTAAGAAGCTCTCAATACTCTATAAAACCGTATACATTCAAACATACGGCACTGAGGGAGTCTCAGATGAGTTTGCCAACTTTATCACAGTACAATTTGATCCCCAAAGAATTGAGAAGGTTATCATAGAAGATTCTGAGTGCATAATAGTCGCTGAGTTTAACAACAACATTGTTGGTGTAGCGGAAATTGAATTTGACAAAACGAGTCCTGTCGGTGACTTTGAAGCACCTGAACTAAATAAACTTTACATACTTGACTGGTTCTGTGGAAAAGGTGTCGGATCAAAGCTCATGGCGGCTGTTGAAGAATTGATTGTTTCAAGGGGAATAAAACATATCTGGCTATGGGTATTAGTTTCAAATCAAAGAGCAATCTCCTTCTACGAGAAACATGGGTTCCAGTGGATTGGTAATGCCCTATTCCCAATGGAAACTAATACTTATGAAAATAAAGTCATGCGAAAGTCCCTGGTCTAA
- a CDS encoding bifunctional nuclease family protein: MSKVQIEILGLSSSQSQTTGSFALVLGEVEGERRLPIIIGMFEAQAIALEIEKITPNRPMTHDLFKSFAHGFNFEVTEIIISDLKEGVFFAKIVCTDGIKTIEVDARPSDAIAIGIRFEVPFYTHESVLAEAGIILTDEEELLEEESEEPILVSKSDERLQDFSLEKLNEMLDEALNAEDYERAAKIRDEINKRS; encoded by the coding sequence TTGAGTAAGGTACAGATTGAAATTCTTGGGCTTTCTTCAAGCCAGTCCCAAACTACGGGCTCTTTTGCCCTGGTACTAGGTGAGGTCGAAGGAGAAAGAAGACTACCAATTATCATCGGTATGTTTGAGGCGCAAGCGATTGCCCTTGAAATTGAGAAAATAACACCAAATAGACCCATGACACACGACTTGTTTAAGTCGTTTGCTCATGGGTTTAACTTTGAAGTGACAGAGATCATTATCTCCGACCTCAAGGAAGGTGTTTTCTTTGCCAAAATTGTTTGTACGGATGGAATCAAGACAATTGAAGTAGATGCCAGACCGTCAGATGCAATCGCCATTGGTATTCGATTCGAAGTACCTTTTTATACCCATGAATCTGTTTTGGCTGAAGCGGGAATCATTTTGACAGATGAGGAAGAGCTGTTGGAAGAGGAGAGTGAAGAACCTATTCTTGTTTCTAAATCTGATGAAAGACTTCAGGACTTTTCATTAGAAAAGCTAAATGAGATGTTGGATGAGGCATTGAATGCTGAAGATTATGAACGTGCTGCCAAAATCAGAGACGAGATAAATAAGAGAAGTTAA
- a CDS encoding histidine kinase, giving the protein MMEFGKTCRWILSALTLLIISHLSYAQEIDEQELLSRMHRDISNLVNSGKADTVKKLGFAGKDLALKLGNQNELAYFNYMLGAIYRYESPIVSKQYLDTALSISKKVDYKVGEMLAYSSLSKLMVNRGQYDSALLYEHRSTEILNSFPDSEKKFRELVKSHNSLGVIYRNKTDFVKSMKAFTDAYALALKYGHINLANYAKLNIASTNRSMGRFEEAKIHYGKVVAYSDSVDNAQLKTWSFLGLAELSAMDLDYNKSLDYYRQAIKISKRDKNTSLREISLQIGNVFTKLGQLDSANFYIDLAETLVVEDKNDAYYIELRIARSYVDMANENLSAAQKKLEEALVKTQEKVLPNQEAVILELLSDLYAQKEDFRTSYKYFKAFKVLDDSIFSSKNLHSINSIQYQFDTEIKNQKITNLEQLANNQTIQIRSKNKLILISVIAFALLISLIYVIYKQKVDHAKSNELLAKLKLSNAQLSPHFLFNSLSAIQQLVLENHKPLETADYLSKFSRLTRKMLEFTELESISLEDELTFLENYLSLQKLRFGERFEFEINTPKDLFTSNFYIPPLITQPFVENSLEHGFRGSKDNNKITINIIETQRGIQLVIEDNGVGIDSTLHLKSELKESKALSLTKGRIKFWERKTGMTTSMDISDLSNIIPGAHGTRITLTFPGL; this is encoded by the coding sequence ATGATGGAATTTGGAAAAACATGTCGCTGGATACTCTCCGCACTAACCCTACTGATTATCAGTCACCTATCCTATGCTCAAGAAATAGATGAGCAGGAACTATTGTCCAGAATGCATAGGGATATTTCAAACCTTGTGAACTCTGGGAAGGCCGATACTGTCAAGAAGCTTGGTTTCGCGGGTAAGGACTTGGCCTTGAAGCTTGGGAATCAAAACGAGTTAGCCTATTTCAATTATATGCTTGGAGCAATTTATCGATATGAGTCTCCTATTGTTTCGAAGCAATACTTGGATACAGCCTTGTCAATCTCCAAAAAGGTGGATTATAAGGTGGGAGAAATGCTTGCCTACAGTTCATTAAGCAAGCTAATGGTCAACCGAGGGCAATATGACAGTGCACTGCTTTACGAACATAGAAGTACAGAGATTCTCAATAGTTTCCCAGACTCCGAGAAAAAATTTAGAGAATTAGTAAAGTCCCATAATAGCCTTGGGGTCATCTACAGAAATAAAACGGACTTTGTTAAGTCAATGAAGGCTTTCACTGATGCATATGCCTTGGCCCTCAAATACGGTCATATTAATCTTGCCAACTATGCCAAACTAAACATCGCCTCAACCAACAGGTCGATGGGCCGTTTTGAAGAGGCTAAAATTCATTATGGTAAGGTGGTGGCATATTCCGATTCGGTTGATAATGCACAACTCAAAACCTGGTCTTTTCTAGGCCTAGCAGAGTTAAGCGCCATGGATTTAGATTACAATAAATCCTTAGACTATTACAGGCAAGCTATAAAAATCTCAAAAAGAGATAAAAACACCAGTCTCAGAGAAATCTCACTTCAAATTGGCAATGTTTTTACAAAGCTTGGACAGTTAGACAGTGCCAACTTTTACATAGACCTTGCAGAAACACTTGTAGTCGAAGATAAGAATGACGCCTATTATATAGAATTAAGAATAGCTCGATCTTATGTTGACATGGCAAATGAAAACCTTAGTGCAGCCCAAAAAAAATTAGAAGAAGCACTAGTTAAGACACAGGAAAAAGTATTACCAAATCAGGAAGCAGTAATACTAGAGTTACTTTCAGATCTATACGCCCAAAAGGAAGATTTTCGAACGAGCTATAAATACTTCAAAGCATTTAAAGTATTGGATGACAGCATCTTCAGCTCAAAAAACTTGCATAGTATTAACTCTATACAGTATCAGTTTGACACCGAAATAAAAAATCAGAAAATCACAAACCTGGAACAATTAGCAAATAATCAAACCATCCAGATTCGGAGCAAGAATAAGCTAATACTCATTTCGGTAATTGCCTTTGCCCTTTTGATAAGTCTGATCTATGTTATCTACAAACAGAAAGTCGATCATGCTAAGAGTAATGAACTACTTGCCAAACTAAAACTATCAAATGCACAACTGAGCCCGCATTTTCTCTTTAACTCGTTGAGTGCAATTCAACAGCTCGTCTTGGAAAACCACAAACCACTGGAAACGGCAGATTACCTCTCCAAATTTTCAAGACTTACGAGAAAAATGCTAGAGTTTACCGAATTGGAGAGCATTAGCCTAGAAGATGAATTGACCTTTTTGGAGAACTACCTTTCTCTACAAAAACTGAGGTTTGGAGAGCGGTTTGAGTTTGAAATCAATACTCCAAAAGACCTGTTCACAAGTAACTTTTACATTCCACCATTAATCACACAACCATTCGTGGAGAATTCCCTTGAACATGGTTTCAGAGGATCAAAAGACAATAATAAGATTACAATTAACATTATTGAGACTCAAAGGGGAATTCAGCTTGTGATTGAAGACAATGGTGTTGGCATTGATTCAACCCTGCACCTAAAGAGTGAATTAAAAGAATCCAAAGCGCTGAGCTTGACCAAAGGGCGGATTAAATTCTGGGAACGAAAAACAGGAATGACAACCTCTATGGACATCTCTGATCTCTCTAATATTATTCCTGGAGCTCATGGAACGAGAATCACACTAACATTTCCCGGTTTATGA
- a CDS encoding LytR/AlgR family response regulator transcription factor: MKAIIIDDEQHAHAIIKNYLALEPYPIEIIGSAFSVHEGVALIKKAAPDLIFLDIEMEDGTGFDLLNKIGTPYPNVIFITAYNHFAVQAFQFNAIDYLVKPLDHSLFKQAIDRAKNQYDFNIVHEQLELLNESLRSNKLGKRIVLRDAESIHFVDTSDIQYCSAEGSYTAFHLKDDSKIIVSRHLKEYESLLLQFQFLRIHRSYIINGLEVSRYDKAEGNLILKGGARLPISIKKEQLLKLLSST; this comes from the coding sequence ATGAAAGCGATTATCATTGATGATGAACAGCATGCTCATGCCATTATTAAGAATTACCTAGCGCTTGAGCCCTACCCTATAGAAATCATAGGTTCTGCATTTAGTGTTCACGAAGGGGTGGCTTTAATCAAAAAGGCAGCTCCAGACCTAATCTTCTTGGACATTGAAATGGAAGATGGAACAGGTTTTGACCTTTTGAATAAAATAGGGACTCCTTACCCCAATGTAATTTTTATCACGGCTTATAACCACTTTGCTGTTCAGGCATTTCAGTTCAATGCCATCGATTACCTTGTCAAACCCCTTGATCATAGCCTATTCAAACAAGCGATTGATAGAGCAAAAAATCAATATGACTTTAATATAGTTCATGAACAGTTAGAGTTATTGAACGAATCATTGCGATCTAATAAGTTGGGCAAGAGAATCGTCCTAAGAGATGCAGAGAGTATCCACTTTGTTGACACAAGCGATATTCAGTACTGCAGTGCAGAAGGAAGCTACACTGCTTTTCATCTCAAAGATGACTCCAAAATCATTGTATCAAGGCACTTAAAGGAATATGAATCATTGCTACTTCAATTTCAATTTTTGAGAATACATCGATCCTATATTATCAATGGTCTTGAAGTTAGTAGGTACGATAAAGCGGAAGGAAACCTTATCCTGAAGGGAGGCGCTCGTCTGCCTATATCAATAAAGAAGGAACAATTACTTAAGCTTCTTTCTAGCACTTAA
- a CDS encoding electron transfer flavoprotein subunit beta/FixA family protein, with protein MNILVCITHVPDTTSRIAFTNDNTEFDKNGVQFIIGPYDDYALARAVELKEQNGGKITVLNVGEADSDPTIRKALAIGADEAIRVNAFPSDSFFVANQIAAIAKEGDYDLILMGRESIDFNGGMVHGMVGELLGLPSFSPVMQLEVEGGNAKITREIEGGKEKLEVSLPFVAGCQEPIAEWKIPNMRGIMSARTKPLNVVEPSDATVHSAISAYELPPAKGAVKMIDADNVSELVDLLKNEAKVI; from the coding sequence ATGAACATATTAGTTTGTATCACACATGTTCCTGACACTACTTCACGCATTGCGTTTACCAATGACAACACCGAATTCGATAAGAATGGTGTACAGTTTATCATAGGTCCTTATGATGATTATGCATTGGCAAGAGCTGTTGAGTTGAAAGAGCAGAACGGAGGGAAAATTACAGTATTGAACGTTGGTGAAGCGGATAGCGATCCAACCATTAGAAAAGCTTTGGCAATTGGAGCTGATGAGGCCATTCGTGTGAATGCCTTTCCATCGGATTCATTCTTTGTGGCAAATCAGATTGCGGCTATTGCTAAAGAAGGAGATTATGATTTGATTTTGATGGGTCGTGAGTCTATCGATTTCAACGGAGGTATGGTGCATGGTATGGTTGGAGAGCTGTTGGGATTGCCTTCATTCTCACCAGTGATGCAACTTGAAGTTGAGGGAGGTAATGCAAAGATTACCAGAGAGATAGAAGGGGGTAAAGAGAAGTTAGAAGTCTCGCTACCATTTGTAGCAGGCTGTCAAGAGCCGATCGCTGAGTGGAAGATCCCTAATATGAGAGGAATTATGTCGGCTAGAACCAAACCATTGAATGTGGTTGAGCCTTCAGATGCAACTGTTCATAGCGCGATTTCTGCCTATGAGTTGCCACCAGCAAAAGGAGCGGTGAAAATGATTGATGCCGACAATGTAAGTGAGTTGGTTGACCTATTGAAAAACGAAGCCAAAGTAATCTAA